The Nocardioides panzhihuensis genome has a segment encoding these proteins:
- a CDS encoding L,D-transpeptidase family protein, translated as MRLSIDRRTGLVGGVVAVVATAAAMFSLLPSNAGAATTVVLDGVSVAVPYGGTQVVTVNRSSGTYANVRFWQKADGRWTQKFMTTKGRIGAGGLVARDRRKQGTSTTPMGTFSLMSTFGRYAKASTQKLSHTKITSESYWVQDNNSAYYNRYRLKSQGGFRHWLPASDVNSSERLAAYPTQYEYAVVVKYNYDKPVRYRGAGIFLHVNGSGATGGCVSVPRWMMKEYFSLLDPSKKPVIAIGA; from the coding sequence GTGAGACTCTCGATCGACCGAAGAACAGGTCTGGTCGGCGGTGTCGTCGCTGTCGTTGCGACCGCCGCCGCCATGTTCTCCCTTCTACCCTCGAACGCAGGCGCCGCGACGACAGTCGTCCTCGACGGCGTCTCGGTCGCCGTCCCTTACGGCGGCACGCAGGTCGTCACCGTGAACCGCAGCTCAGGGACGTATGCCAACGTCCGTTTCTGGCAGAAGGCGGACGGCAGGTGGACCCAGAAGTTCATGACCACCAAGGGCCGGATCGGCGCCGGCGGGCTCGTGGCGCGCGACCGGCGCAAGCAGGGCACCAGCACGACCCCGATGGGCACCTTCAGCCTGATGTCGACCTTTGGCAGGTACGCGAAGGCGAGCACTCAGAAGCTGTCCCACACCAAGATCACCAGCGAGTCCTACTGGGTCCAGGACAACAACTCGGCCTACTACAACCGCTACCGCCTCAAGTCCCAGGGCGGCTTCCGCCACTGGCTCCCGGCCAGCGACGTCAACAGCTCCGAGCGTCTGGCGGCCTACCCGACGCAGTACGAGTACGCGGTCGTCGTCAAGTACAACTACGACAAGCCGGTCCGCTACCGGGGCGCCGGGATCTTCCTGCACGTCAACGGTTCGGGTGCGACCGGCGGCTGCGTCAGCGTCCCGCGTTGGATGATGAAGGAGTACTTCAGCCTTCTCGACCCCTCTAAGAAGCCGGTCATCGCCATCGGCGCCTGA
- a CDS encoding MFS transporter, with translation MAPTRQRGTLTVVASLLFVAGWATNHFAAMIPVLRDREGLSATVLAGAFGVYALGLLPGLLGGGGLSDRVGRRRVVLTGCAIAAGGNLLMLVWHDGAGIFAGRLVVGAGVGLAMSAGTAWAGDLAGRHGTTVAGTTLTAGFACGPLVSGLVAQFLPSGAALVVPFVLTITLSLVSVLVGWRATTAEPVTVGRSRAGAPPAPVRAGPRGGARERTVGRALARSVPMAVWVFASVTVPVLVLASRVGGEHNGPWLPGVACALALGTGVAVQIVARRAEWGPRAGIVGAGLAAVGFAVSAVVDTHQGVALFVVASVVLGSAYGLCLRVGLMDVEALTPPEHRGITIGVYYVCTYLGFGLPVLLEGLRSPVGTTAPLLVLAGLAVAAAALRTVQLGTVRISGPARIR, from the coding sequence GTGGCCCCCACACGGCAGAGAGGTACCCTCACGGTCGTCGCCTCACTGCTCTTCGTCGCGGGATGGGCCACCAACCACTTCGCAGCGATGATCCCCGTCCTGCGCGACCGCGAGGGCCTGTCGGCCACCGTGCTGGCGGGCGCCTTCGGCGTCTATGCGCTGGGCTTGTTGCCTGGACTGCTGGGCGGCGGCGGACTCTCAGACCGGGTCGGTCGGCGCCGGGTCGTGCTGACCGGGTGCGCGATCGCCGCGGGCGGCAACCTGCTGATGCTGGTCTGGCACGACGGAGCAGGGATCTTCGCGGGCCGTCTGGTCGTCGGGGCCGGGGTCGGCCTGGCAATGAGCGCGGGTACGGCATGGGCAGGAGACCTCGCAGGTCGGCACGGCACGACGGTCGCCGGCACGACACTGACCGCGGGTTTCGCCTGCGGGCCGCTCGTCTCGGGCCTGGTTGCCCAGTTCCTGCCGAGCGGTGCGGCACTGGTCGTCCCCTTCGTGCTCACGATCACGCTCTCCCTCGTCTCCGTCCTGGTCGGATGGCGGGCCACCACCGCGGAACCCGTCACCGTGGGTCGCTCGCGCGCCGGGGCTCCGCCGGCGCCGGTCAGGGCCGGCCCCCGGGGCGGCGCCCGCGAGCGCACGGTCGGTCGCGCACTGGCCCGTTCCGTACCGATGGCGGTGTGGGTGTTCGCAAGCGTCACCGTCCCGGTGCTGGTGCTGGCGAGTCGGGTCGGCGGGGAGCACAACGGGCCCTGGCTGCCCGGCGTGGCCTGCGCCCTCGCGTTGGGCACCGGGGTCGCCGTCCAGATCGTGGCCCGGCGCGCGGAGTGGGGGCCCCGGGCCGGGATCGTGGGCGCCGGTCTGGCCGCAGTCGGCTTCGCGGTGTCGGCGGTCGTCGACACCCATCAGGGGGTGGCTCTCTTCGTCGTCGCATCCGTGGTGCTCGGTTCGGCGTACGGACTGTGCCTGCGCGTGGGCCTGATGGACGTCGAGGCCCTGACGCCGCCGGAGCACCGGGGCATCACGATCGGCGTCTACTACGTCTGCACCTACCTGGGGTTCGGTCTCCCGGTCCTGCTGGAAGGCCTGCGCTCTCCGGTGGGCACCACCGCACCCTTGCTCGTCCTCGCCGGGCTTGCTGTGGCGGCAGCGGCACTGCGGACGGTGCAGCTGGGGACTGTCCGAATTTCGGGTCCGGCGCGGATCCGGTGA
- a CDS encoding PIN domain-containing protein, which produces MKLILDTHILLWWWDDSPKLPQEARDLIADLDNEVFVSAVSITEIAVKKSIGRLEVEDDFAQGIEDDGFTELPLTAAHGGRLAQLPLIHRDPFDRMLIVQAQAEDATLVTVDDKVRQYDVKTLP; this is translated from the coding sequence GTGAAGCTCATCCTCGACACCCACATCCTCCTGTGGTGGTGGGACGACTCACCGAAGCTGCCGCAAGAAGCTCGCGACCTCATCGCCGACCTCGACAACGAGGTCTTCGTATCCGCAGTCTCCATCACCGAGATCGCGGTCAAGAAGTCCATCGGGCGACTCGAAGTCGAAGACGACTTCGCCCAAGGCATCGAGGACGACGGATTCACCGAGCTCCCGCTCACCGCAGCACACGGCGGACGGCTCGCACAGCTTCCACTCATCCACCGCGACCCGTTCGACCGCATGCTCATCGTCCAGGCACAGGCCGAAGACGCCACACTCGTCACCGTTGACGACAAAGTGCGGCAGTACGACGTCAAGACACTTCCCTGA
- a CDS encoding type II toxin-antitoxin system Phd/YefM family antitoxin — protein sequence MTIVNIYEAKTSLSRLISAAEAGETIVIARNGRPVAQLGPMPKRAPRSPGRMKGHVRIHEDFDQWTEDDEAAWYGDDSDPLAS from the coding sequence ATGACGATCGTGAACATCTACGAGGCCAAGACCTCGCTGAGCAGGCTGATCAGTGCAGCCGAGGCCGGCGAGACGATCGTCATCGCCCGCAACGGGCGCCCGGTCGCGCAGCTCGGCCCGATGCCCAAACGCGCGCCACGTTCACCTGGCCGGATGAAGGGCCACGTCCGGATCCACGAGGACTTCGACCAGTGGACCGAGGACGACGAAGCCGCCTGGTACGGCGACGACTCGGACCCGCTGGCCTCGTGA
- a CDS encoding L,D-transpeptidase family protein, translated as MSLSFSPSKKTMLGSIIAFVAASAAAVAMFVTNADASTRVVLDGVTVTVPYGGTQVVTVNTRYKTHANVRYWTKSNGKWNQQFMTVKGRIGAGGVVPRDQRKQGTSTTPLGTFSLMSTFGRHAKASTQKLSHRRITSDLYWVQDNNSRYYNRYRLKSNGGFRHWLPASDVNSSERLASYPTQYEYSVVVKYNYTKPVRYRGAGIFLHVNGSGATGGCVSVPRWMMKEIFTKLDPAKKPVIAIGA; from the coding sequence ATGTCTCTCTCGTTCAGCCCGTCAAAGAAGACGATGCTGGGATCGATCATCGCGTTCGTCGCCGCGTCAGCGGCCGCGGTTGCGATGTTCGTCACCAACGCCGATGCGTCCACCAGGGTCGTTCTCGACGGCGTCACCGTCACCGTCCCCTACGGCGGCACCCAGGTCGTCACCGTCAACACCAGGTACAAGACCCACGCCAACGTCCGCTACTGGACCAAGTCCAACGGCAAGTGGAATCAGCAGTTCATGACCGTCAAGGGCCGAATCGGCGCCGGCGGCGTCGTGCCACGCGACCAGCGCAAGCAAGGCACCAGCACCACCCCGCTCGGCACCTTCAGCCTGATGTCGACCTTCGGCAGGCACGCGAAGGCCAGCACGCAGAAGTTGTCCCACCGCCGCATCACCAGCGACCTCTACTGGGTCCAGGACAACAACTCGCGCTACTACAACCGCTACCGCCTCAAGTCCAACGGCGGCTTCCGCCACTGGCTCCCCGCCAGCGACGTCAACAGCTCCGAGCGACTGGCCTCCTACCCGACCCAGTACGAGTACAGCGTCGTCGTCAAGTACAACTACACCAAGCCCGTCCGCTACCGCGGTGCCGGCATCTTCCTGCACGTCAACGGCTCCGGCGCGACCGGCGGCTGCGTCAGCGTCCCGCGCTGGATGATGAAGGAGATCTTCACCAAGCTCGACCCCGCCAAGAAGCCCGTCATCGCCATCGGCGCCTGA
- a CDS encoding RHS repeat-associated core domain-containing protein, with translation MGDLAEFTGVDKPDATNPEQPEDESFNAYRFNGKRWDVGSGTYDMGFRDYNPGLNTFTTRDMYNGALADLGLGSDPYTGNRYAYAAGNPISRVELDGHMYADEGPRAVAVEPPTVTNGDLQNIINDTYGKPGSVPEVGSGKAAEALINELDTGDKTKGKYHILDVAELFNRYSEMLEDDRKARVKGNGILTDAEVKIATAEAAELWDALNYEGSSTKAIDDLKDSPGRVAALKGTMKKATARSAVKGITGNFFVDVPHKGPRLSGAQKLPKIMGALGFVGDAFMLVDGAMLSGEIATDSPRTRGHACGGMWGDAFQSMGFCSEPPPVA, from the coding sequence GTGGGAGATCTGGCTGAATTCACCGGCGTCGATAAACCCGACGCTACGAACCCCGAGCAGCCTGAGGATGAATCGTTCAACGCGTACCGCTTCAACGGCAAGCGCTGGGACGTAGGCTCGGGCACCTATGACATGGGGTTCCGCGACTACAACCCCGGGCTGAACACGTTCACCACCCGCGACATGTACAACGGCGCCCTCGCCGACCTCGGACTCGGGTCTGACCCATACACCGGGAACCGGTACGCGTACGCGGCCGGTAACCCGATCTCGCGTGTCGAACTTGACGGTCACATGTACGCCGATGAAGGACCTCGGGCAGTGGCGGTGGAGCCGCCAACGGTCACGAACGGGGACCTTCAGAACATCATTAACGATACTTATGGAAAGCCGGGTTCAGTGCCTGAAGTTGGATCCGGGAAAGCGGCAGAAGCATTGATCAACGAACTCGATACTGGGGACAAGACAAAGGGCAAGTATCACATTCTCGACGTCGCGGAACTGTTCAATCGCTATTCGGAGATGCTCGAAGACGATAGAAAGGCACGCGTCAAGGGGAATGGCATCCTCACGGATGCAGAGGTGAAGATTGCAACGGCGGAAGCGGCTGAACTTTGGGATGCCCTAAATTACGAAGGTTCGAGCACTAAAGCTATTGATGACCTCAAAGACAGTCCGGGCCGGGTTGCAGCGCTAAAGGGGACAATGAAAAAGGCAACGGCGAGATCGGCAGTAAAGGGAATCACTGGCAACTTCTTTGTTGATGTTCCTCACAAGGGTCCACGTCTAAGTGGAGCGCAGAAACTGCCCAAGATCATGGGGGCGCTAGGGTTCGTTGGAGATGCGTTCATGCTTGTCGATGGTGCTATGTTGAGTGGTGAGATCGCAACTGACAGTCCTCGGACGAGGGGCCACGCATGTGGTGGAATGTGGGGAGACGCCTTCCAGTCGATGGGTTTCTGTTCAGAACCTCCTCCTGTGGCGTAG
- a CDS encoding tyrosine-type recombinase/integrase, whose product MAYRSRSHSVPEKRAFGSIEPRVRKDGSKAYRARYRSPHTGAFVSAPRTFSARIDAEAWLVEEKKRTEDVATWRPPKVRLEEALRAPVAEEVPTFGEYVEVYLANRRVRGCPLESSTIRVHRSYLKTHILPTFAKVPLDAITLQMADKWYDALDPTKIKTRRECYSLARSIMKVATSARGPIPGRPNPFDIRGAGSGTSPKRDRIASGEELKIILATIREDWRAMVLLATWAGLRFGELCELRGYDVDLDAGKIRIRRAVSKDEHGKPYVKGPKSEAGADDVRIPKSVVPAIRDHLDTHVADPDDLVFPSTGGVHLDQKTFKTAIAGWYDARDAAKADDLRFHDLRATGATLLAQAGATEAEVMMFLRDSTPSAAQRYVRATQSRMDKLTDRLSKVAKASKW is encoded by the coding sequence ATGGCTTACCGTTCCCGTTCCCACAGTGTTCCCGAGAAGAGAGCCTTCGGCAGCATCGAGCCCCGCGTCCGCAAGGACGGAAGCAAGGCATATCGGGCACGCTACCGCAGCCCGCACACCGGCGCGTTCGTCAGCGCACCCAGGACGTTCTCGGCCCGGATCGATGCCGAGGCCTGGCTGGTCGAGGAGAAGAAGCGCACCGAGGATGTCGCGACCTGGCGCCCGCCCAAGGTCCGGTTGGAGGAGGCTCTGCGTGCCCCGGTAGCGGAGGAGGTTCCGACCTTCGGTGAGTACGTCGAGGTCTACCTCGCCAACCGGCGCGTGCGGGGCTGCCCGCTGGAGTCATCGACGATCCGGGTGCACCGCTCGTACCTGAAGACCCACATCCTGCCGACCTTCGCCAAGGTTCCGCTTGACGCGATCACCCTGCAGATGGCCGACAAGTGGTACGACGCTCTCGACCCGACCAAGATCAAGACCCGTCGCGAGTGCTACTCCCTGGCTCGCTCGATCATGAAGGTCGCCACGTCGGCTCGTGGCCCGATTCCCGGTCGTCCCAACCCGTTCGATATCCGCGGGGCCGGCAGCGGGACCAGCCCGAAGCGCGACCGGATCGCCAGCGGGGAGGAGCTGAAGATCATCCTGGCGACGATCCGCGAGGACTGGCGGGCCATGGTCCTGCTCGCCACCTGGGCCGGCCTCCGCTTCGGCGAGCTCTGCGAGCTGCGTGGCTACGACGTCGACCTCGATGCCGGGAAGATCCGGATCCGACGCGCGGTCTCCAAGGACGAGCACGGCAAGCCGTATGTGAAGGGGCCGAAGTCCGAAGCCGGAGCCGACGATGTCCGGATCCCGAAGTCGGTGGTCCCCGCCATCCGCGACCATCTCGACACCCACGTCGCTGACCCCGACGATCTGGTGTTCCCGTCCACTGGTGGCGTGCATCTGGACCAGAAGACGTTCAAGACCGCGATCGCCGGCTGGTACGACGCCCGGGACGCCGCAAAGGCTGACGACCTGCGTTTCCACGACCTCCGAGCCACGGGCGCCACTCTCCTTGCTCAGGCGGGCGCGACCGAGGCGGAGGTGATGATGTTCCTGCGCGACTCGACCCCGAGCGCGGCGCAGCGCTACGTACGCGCCACCCAGTCACGCATGGACAAGCTCACCGACCGCTTGTCCAAGGTCGCCAAGGCGTCGAAGTGGTGA
- a CDS encoding PIN domain-containing protein, whose product MKLILDTHILLWWWDDSPKLPQAARDLIADLDNQVFVSAVSITEIAVKKSIGRLEVDDDFAHGIEDDGFIELPLTAAHGGRLAQLPFIHRDPFDRMLIVQAQAEDAALVTVDDKVRQYDVKTLP is encoded by the coding sequence GTGAAGCTCATCCTCGACACCCACATCCTCCTGTGGTGGTGGGACGACTCTCCGAAGTTGCCGCAGGCCGCACGCGACCTCATCGCCGACCTCGACAACCAGGTCTTCGTGTCCGCGGTCTCCATCACCGAGATCGCGGTCAAGAAGTCGATCGGACGGCTCGAGGTCGACGACGACTTCGCTCACGGCATCGAAGACGACGGCTTCATCGAGCTCCCGCTCACTGCCGCGCATGGCGGACGGCTCGCGCAGCTGCCGTTCATCCACCGCGACCCGTTCGACCGCATGCTCATCGTCCAGGCCCAGGCCGAGGATGCCGCGCTCGTCACCGTCGACGACAAGGTGCGACAGTACGACGTGAAGACACTTCCCTGA
- a CDS encoding type II toxin-antitoxin system Phd/YefM family antitoxin — protein MTIVNIYEAKSSLSRLISAAEAGETIVIARNGRPVAQLGPMPKRAPRSPGRMKGHIRIHEDFDQWTEDDEAAWYGDDTDPLAS, from the coding sequence ATGACGATCGTGAACATCTACGAGGCCAAGTCCTCACTGAGCAGGCTGATCAGCGCAGCCGAGGCCGGCGAGACGATCGTCATCGCCCGCAACGGACGCCCGGTCGCACAGCTGGGCCCGATGCCCAAGCGCGCGCCACGCTCACCCGGACGCATGAAGGGCCACATCCGGATCCACGAGGACTTCGACCAGTGGACCGAGGACGACGAAGCCGCCTGGTACGGCGACGACACGGATCCGCTCGCCTCGTGA
- a CDS encoding helix-turn-helix domain-containing protein, with product MESALSPVATRGQLRTLGIRPTTTGDPTMNDLNTHQLLSVSDAADLLAVSTKTIRRYIAAGQLEAVRFGSKTLRVKMASIERLIRAGSFGGRAAASVTTSTAWRPWTNGR from the coding sequence ATGGAATCGGCACTCAGCCCGGTGGCCACTCGCGGCCAGCTGCGGACCCTGGGGATCAGACCGACCACCACGGGGGACCCCACCATGAACGATCTCAACACGCACCAGCTCCTGTCCGTCAGCGACGCCGCCGACCTGCTCGCCGTGTCCACGAAGACGATCCGCCGCTACATCGCCGCGGGACAGCTCGAAGCCGTCCGCTTCGGCAGCAAGACGCTCCGGGTCAAGATGGCTTCGATCGAGCGGCTGATCCGCGCCGGATCGTTCGGAGGAAGGGCCGCCGCGTCGGTCACCACTTCGACGGCTTGGCGACCTTGGACAAACGGTCGGTGA
- a CDS encoding helix-turn-helix domain-containing protein, producing MATRRSLIHEARVAARLTQEALARRAGTTQSTLSAYERGAKSPTLAVTERILRSIGYDLALTPQVTFREVEYRAFTWYVPIRLWRLDLVACFTPVTIRDQSGKSQDLDLATRPGRINAYQWLLEHGTPEQIFNHLDGALLVDAWNDLTDLPAPLRVEWQPLVEHAYTDMVDALLIRGLRDRYRQKTPSLRAQTRHLKHLVQRLADRGLNPDEILQVLRTRR from the coding sequence GTGGCCACCCGGCGGTCGCTGATCCACGAAGCCCGCGTCGCAGCACGACTGACGCAGGAAGCCCTCGCACGCCGCGCCGGCACCACCCAGTCCACGCTCTCGGCCTACGAACGCGGCGCCAAGTCACCCACCCTCGCCGTCACCGAACGCATCCTTCGCAGCATCGGGTACGACCTCGCGCTGACCCCACAAGTCACCTTCCGCGAAGTCGAGTACCGTGCCTTCACCTGGTATGTCCCCATCCGGCTCTGGCGGCTTGACCTGGTCGCCTGCTTCACCCCGGTCACCATCCGTGACCAGAGCGGCAAGAGCCAGGACCTCGACCTCGCCACCCGCCCCGGCCGGATCAACGCCTACCAGTGGCTCCTCGAGCACGGCACCCCCGAACAGATCTTCAACCATCTCGACGGCGCCCTCCTCGTCGACGCCTGGAACGACCTCACAGACCTACCGGCACCACTCCGCGTGGAATGGCAACCACTGGTCGAACACGCTTACACGGACATGGTCGATGCCCTCTTGATCCGAGGACTACGCGACAGGTACCGCCAGAAGACGCCAAGTCTCCGCGCCCAGACGCGTCACCTCAAACACCTCGTGCAACGGCTCGCCGACCGCGGCCTCAACCCCGACGAGATCCTCCAAGTCCTACGGACACGCCGCTGA